The sequence below is a genomic window from Polynucleobacter sp. MWH-UH19D.
AGGGTGAGCGCGCAACTCAATACGTTCAACGTCTTCGGCTTTGACGCCTTGGGCGCGTAACTGTGAGCAGGCATCAATTGCAGGGTGAATCACAATGCCACATGCGAATGGCTTGTAAGTATTGAGTGAAATCTCAAACGACTTGCCTAGCTCACGATCAATTTCTGACCAGTCGCATTTAGTGGAAACAGTCTGCATATAGCCGCGACCTGCCTCAAGCGCTTTTGGACTCGCAGTAAAACCATGTTTTGCAAGCAAGGCAGAAATTTGCCCTGCACGTGCAGCACCACCAGGATGAAAAGGTTTTGTCATGGTGCCAAACTGCTCGCGCACACCGACTGGTTGTGAGGCAGCGATTCCTAATGCCATCATTGTCTTTTGTAAATCTAGACCCATTAGACGTGCACAGGCTGCCGCAGAGCCGAGCGTGCCAGTGGAGCCTGTGATATGCCAGCCGCGATGGTAGTGATCAGGATACATCGCATTGCCAACACGACAAGCCACATCAATACCAAGAACCAGTGAGTCGATGATTTGACGGCCATTCGCGCCAATATGTTCACCTAGCGCCAAGATGGCAGAAGCAACTGGGCCTGCAGGGTGAATAACTGTTTTCAGGTGGGTATCGTCAAAGTCAAAAGTGTGGGAGCTAATACCATTAATTAATGCTGCACCACCCATATCTACTTTGTCTTTCCGGCCTAGGATACTGGCTTGAGAAGCAGGCTGAAATTCGCGAACGGCAGCTAAGGAAGACTCCACGCTTTCATGATTCGCTGCACCAATAGCGCAACCAAGCCAATTTAAAAATGTGCGATGCGCCTCATGATCCACTTCAAGCGTCCATCCTTGGCTTGGGTGAGAGTGAACAAACTCAGCAAGCGTTTTGGTAACTGGTGGCGCATTGAGATCTGCGGCTGCGGCAATAGCATGGGACATATGGGTTCCTGTGAAGATGTATTGGAGATTAGTTGTAATTTATTGAATTATTCAATTTCGATATTGCGATCTTTGGCAACTTTTGCCCAGCGTGCAATATCTTCTTTAATATAGTTAGCAAATTGAGTTGGACTCAAAGGCATGAGTGTCATGGCTTCATTCGTCATTTTTTCTGAGAAGTCTGGGCTTGCAAGAACTTTGTTGAGTTCGGTATTGAGTTTTGCAACAACGGCGGGAGGTAAGTTTGCGGGACCTACGATACCGTACCACTGCTGGCCATCAAAGCCATTAAATCCGAGTTCTTTAAAGGTAGGAATATTTGGGGCAGCAGAACTTCGTTTAGCACCGGTAACAGCAAGCCCTCGGACACGATTCGTATTGATATAAGGAAGAGCGGCAAACAGTGTGGGAAACATTGCTTGTGTTTGTCCGGCCAATAGGTCGGTGTAAGCGGGACCAACACCTCGATAGGGAACGTGAACCATGAAAATGCCAGCTGCAAGTTTTAACTGTTCCATTCCAAGATGGGTTAGGGTGCCTGGGCCTGCAGACCCATAACTCAATTTGGCAGGATTCTTTTTGGCGTAATCTACAAACTCTTTAAAACTCTTTATTGGCAATTCAGAATTGATGACGAGCACATTTGGTGTGGCTCCAATCATGCCGATCGGTGTGAAGTCTTTGATGGCATCATAGGGTAGCCGGCGTACCGCTGGATTTGTTCCGTGAGTACCTACATAGGCAACCATCAGGGTGTAACCATCTGCCGGTGCTTTAGCGGTAGCTTGTGAAGCGATTGCGCCTCCACCGCCACCCATATTTTCAACAACAACAGGTTGACCAATTGAGCGGGAGAGTTTTTCGGCAACCGATCGGGCAATATTATCTAGTCCACCGCCAGCGGCAACTGGTGCAATTAGCTTAATTGGTTTGACTGGGTAAGTAGGGGCTTGCGCATACGCGTTTAGATTTAGGAGCAAGCCTAAAACGACAAACAAAAAGGATAAAAAAATCGGCTGTTGCCGATAAAGGGTTTTAGACATGTCTCAAGCCTAGATTGGTTATTTAATAGTTTTTGTAACGCCTGGCCATTTTACTATTTATGGCTGATTTTGGTGTTTTAGCTGGTTTTGATCTTTTTTCGAGTGGAACGATCCAAGGAGATTGAGTCTAGGTTGGGTTCTAGGGCTTCGCGCGTGTCAAAAACGAAGCAACTACCTTGGTAGTGGGCTGACCCCACCTCTTCAAAGTATTTCAAAATTCCACCTTCAAGCTGGTAGCTATGCTCCATGCCAATTTCTCTCATATAGAGACCAGACTTTTCGCAGCGGATGCCGCCGGTGCAAAAACTCACCAAGGTTTTGTCAGCTAGCTCATCTTTATGTGCAGAAATAGCGGCAGGGAACTCGGTAAATTTTTCGATATTGAAATGTAATGCGTTTTCAAATGTGCCGTAGTCCACTTCAAATGCATTGCGAGTATCAACCATGACTACTGGTCTACCAAGATCGTCAGTTCCACGATCCAACCATTCTTGTAATTTTTTTGGTGAAATGAAATTTGCTCGACCTTTCTCTGGCTGAATGCTGGGATGATTCATACGAATGATTTCATTCTTGAGTTTGATCAGCATTTTTTTGAAAGGTTGCTCATCTGACCAACTTTCTTTTGCCTCAAGCGGTGCAAATCTAGAGTCTGCTCGTAACCAATCTAGAAATCCACGAAGTGCATCAGGCTTGCCAGCCAAGAACATATTGATACCTTCGCCGGTGAGCAATATAGTCCCCTTGAGTTCGCGACTATTGCATTCATCCAGCATTTTTGTGCGCAACTCAGTCAGACCATCAAGGCTGACGAATAAATAGGCGGCAATATTCAGTATCGGTTTCATACATTTCTCTTGGTGACATTGCCATTATCGAGCAAATAGCCTCAATGGGTGTTAATCTTCCAGCATTCACTATAGGAGACAAATTTATGAATCTGACTGCTAAATTGGGTATGAAAGCCCTTCAGAGCATGCTAACCATTGCGATTGCTTTCGGTATCAGCAATCTAGCATCAGCACAGTCCTCTGGTGCTTGGCCAACGCAAAAACCGATTAAGCTGGTTGCGGTATTTCCGCCTGGTGGTTCTGTTGACCAGGTAGCTCGCATATTGGCTCCTGTCTTGCAGGCTGAGTTAAAGCAAAATGTCATCGTTGAAAATGTGGGTGGCGCATCGGGCGTGATTGGTACCGCTGCTATGACGCGTTCTGATCCTGATGGCTACACTTTTGCGGTGGTGTTTGATACACACGGCGTTAATCCTAGTCTTAAAGACAAGCTCCCCTATGACACGATTAAAGATATTGCTCCTGTCATTTTGGTTGGTACCTCACCGATGGTGTTGGTAGCTAGTAAGAATTCCGGTATTACTAGTTTTAAGCAGTTAGTAGATCAATCTAAAGCGGGTAAAAAATTCAGCTATGGTTCCATTGGTATTGGAAGTCTTGGGCATCTTGCGATAGCGCGTTTAGCTAAGCAGGCGGGATTTGATTGGAATCACATCCCTTATCGTGGCGGCGGCCCATTAATGCAAGACGTATTGGGTGGTCAGGTGGAGTTAGCAGTAGGTTCAGAGTTTTTGGTTAAGCCCCATATTGAAAGTGGCGGCGTCATTCCTTTGGTCATTACGACCGCAAAACGTTCTCCTGCTTTGCCTAATGTGCCAACCATTTCTGAGAGTGGCTTCCCTGGTTTCAATGCTCCTGCTTGGTGGGCGGTTTTAGCGCCAGGTAAAACACCTCCGGCAGTGATTGATGCGATGAATAAAGCGCTCAACAAAGCACTCAAGAGCCCAGCGGTTGCAGAAAAATTCAAAGCACAAGGAATTGAAGTGGTCGGCGGAAGCCCAGAGACTTTACGCGACTTTATTGGTAAGCAAATCGCGATTTGGGGTAAGTTTGTTATTGAAAACAATATCAAAGAAACGGCCCAATAAAAGTTATCTAAATAAAGGTATTTATGTCAGAACGTTTAATTCCTTATCAGCCCATGGATTTGGCTGAACCAGCAGAGTTGGTTGCGGCGATTCGTAAGCGTCGTGGCGGTCAATTTATTAACTTAGATCGCATGTTATTGCATAGTGTGCCGATCGCAGAAGGCTGGAATCACTTCATTGGCGAGATTCGTAATAACTTATCTCTGGATCCAAAGCTACGTGAATTGGCGATGTGTGGTGTAGCTGTTTTAAATGGTGCCGAGTATGAGTTCTTTCATCATGCGCCCCCTTTTAAAAAGGCTGGGGGTACGGAAGAGCAAGTTCAGGCTTTGCGCTTAATTGGGCAAGCCAACTTTCCCAAGAATCTATTTACCCAAGTCGAGAATGATGCGGCAGATCTGACATTTCAGATGACACGTAATATCAAGGTTGATCCTGAGTTAATGAAGCGCTTGCAAAAGGCCTTGGGCAGCACAGACACCGTAGAGTTGGTGACAGTCATTGCCGCTTACAACATGGTTTCTCGTTTCTTAATCGCGTTAGATGTGAATCCAGAAGATCATCCACCCGCTTAGCCAAGAAAAAGACACACCATGATTCGCAACATTCAAACAGTGATTCCCGGTATTGCCACCTCTGATGGTGCAGGAGTGAAGTTGCGTCGCAGTCTTGGTGGTCAGCAACAAATTCGACTAGATCCCTTTTTGATGCTTGATGAGTTTTCATCGAATGATCCAAATGATTATGTAGCTGGCTTTCCGCCACACCCTCATCGTGGGTTTGAAACAGTGACATATATGCTTGAGGGTCACATGCTGCATGAAGATCACTTAGGTAATCAAGGACATCTAAAGACTGGTGGCGTGCAGTGGATGACCGCAGGGCGCGGCATTATTCATTCCGAGATGCCTCAGCAAGTGAGTGGTGCAATGCGAGGCTTTCAGTTGTGGATCAACTTGCCAGCCAAAGAAAAGATGAAGCCAGCAGGTTATCAAGATATACAAGAAGAAAGTATTCCAAAGGTATCGCTTGATAATAGCGGCTCTGTGAAAGTTATTGCCGGCAGTTTTCGGTATGGCAGTCAAACTATTACCGGACCAATACATGGCATTAGTACGGCACCTGTATTTCTGGATGTGCACTTACCTCCAAATGCCGAATTTGAATATTCTCTACCAAAAGAGCTCAATGCTTTTGTATATGCGTATGAAGGCGGATTGGAAGTTGGCGATCCTTTGAAGGTTGCCCCAAAGCAGGCTGCAATTGTCTTGGGTGAGGGCAATCAACTGAAGGTGAAGGCGGGCGCTGAAGGCGCGCAGTTTATCGTGCTTGCCGCTTTGCCTTTGCGCGAACCGATTGTGCAATATGGCCCCTTTGTCATGAACACCCGTGCCGAGATAGAGCAGGCCATTGACGATTATCAAAACAATCGTTTTGTATTTTTCGAATGATTTATTGGAATGAGGGCGGGCAACAACGATCCGCAAAGTGGCATTCTGAAAATGGTATAGCTCCCCATCAAAAAATCCAGATTGGCGACGATACCTTAACTGCAGATGCAGCTTATCGTTTGGCTTGTGAGGGGACGGCCATTTTGTATCGCGGTGATTTTCAAAATGCAAGGCAGTTACTCCAGGCTCTCGTGCGAAGGGTGGATAAGCCTTCTAAGAAATCAAAAAGGGTTAGTAAGGGCTCTAAAGATGCAGAAGCCAAAGAAAAAAGTCCTCTAGATCTTTTTAATTTACATCGCTTGTCACAATCGCAACGGGCGCGCATTTTAGGAATGCTATTGATTCAGTTGGAGGCGAATCACTCTATCCCGCTTAGGCGTGCTCCTGATGTCGCTCAAGCCTGCCTAGGGGCATACGGGCCTCAAACACAGCCTTACATTATTTCTTTACGGGAGTTATTGGGCGTCATTAGCGCTCATGAATGGCGCAAGAAAGGTGTTCCCGTTCTCGTAAGGGAAGATGAGGAGATTCGCATTCATCCGCACTATGGCGTGTTTTCTCCTGTACGTGGTGAATACATTGAGCTAGTCTTAAAGGCGCCATTGCCAAAGGCGCTATTAAAAAGCTCTACTGCATTTGATATCGGGGTAGGTACTGGAGTTTTATCCGTTGTGCTGGCCATACGAGAAATTCAAAACATCATTGCAACCGATCAAAATGACCGAGCAATTGCTTGTGCTAAAGATAATATCGAGCGTCTTCACCTAAGCAATCAAGTGAAAATTCAAAAAACCGATTTGTTTCCAGATGGCAAGGCTGCCCTCATTGTTTGCAATCCACCTTGGTTGCCTGCAAGACCCAGTTCTTCTTTAGAACAAGCGGTATATGATCCGGGCAGCCAGATGCTAAAGGGTTTTCTTATTGGGCTGAAAGATCATCTTTTGCCTGAAGGTGAGGGATGGTTAATTCTTTCGGATTTAGCCGAGCATCTTGGTTTGCGTTCTCGAGAAGAGTTGCTCAGCTGGATTGATGATGCATGTCTAACTGTGATTGATCGCCTTGATACTAAACCTCATCATCCAAGGGCGTTTGATCAAGATGATGCTTTATATGCAGCAAGATCAAAAGAGGTTACTAGTCTTTGGCGTCTAGGAATAAAGTGATAAAAATATCCCTATAGCTTCTATCCTCGTTCATCTCATGGTTGTTAATACTGCAGTTCATTCATAAAATTATCTTAACTGCTGGAATTAAAAGCAGGCCATACTGAGAATTGCGTAGTGTTATTGCATACCTCTTGTAATACATGATTGATTTGTTTGAGGTTTAAATTTGTACCGTAGTTCACAACATCAAAATAACTTAGTAGTTCTTCTTGTCATCTTCCTTCATGTTTTGCTTTTATTAGGAGCATTCTTGTTGGATATACGAAAGAGGGTGGCATTGGATTTGGGGTCGATGACAGGCCCCATATTTGTAGATTTGCACCAAAGCATCAAGTTAAATGCTCAAACTAAGAAATCCGATGTGGGGGCTCTGAACTCTGGGGCACTCAATAATCAAAAATTAACCGATGCTGAAGGCGGCCGTACCCATAGCCCTCGAGCTCTAAATGGTGGTGGTGTGGAGGATTTACACCCAACAAAAATTGACGGTCCTAAGCCGCATTATCCGATTGCTAGTAGACGCCTAAGAGAAGAGGGGGATGTTTTGGTGAGGCTATGCATAAATTCTCGTGGCGAAGTTGAAAAGGCGCAGATTCAAAAAAGTTCTGGGTATCAAAACCTAGATCACTCTGCCTTAAGTGCATTATCAAAATGGCGTTTTGCGGCTTCATCCCAATTACTCAATAGCAGCTTTGCAGAATGTTTTCGTTTTCCTGTGCGCTTCACCTTGGAGGGGTGATGAGGGATGAAAAATGATTGAAATCGCAGAGCCTATTGTTGAGAACAAGGTTAAGCCAGTCACACTGGAATTTCCCAAAACAATTTCTAGTGCTGCGCTGCTAGGCAAGCAGAATCAAATATTTATTGTCCATGATGGCCAGCGATATCAGCTACGCATCACGAAGTTAAGGAAACTTATTCTGACGAAATAACTTTTTAACAATCTACTAGCCAGCAATAGCATTTTCATATGCATATAGCCAGCGATTTTTTACTAATGTCACTGGAGGTTGTATATGAAACATCAGTTTATTGGGGGATCCCTTGGCGATCACAATAAGATTGCTTGGATATCATCGATCGCACTGCTTTATGGAAGTATTTTTTCAGGTTCTGCAAAAGCGCGTGATGCCGAATTGCCAAGAATCGATATTGTTGGCAGGGAGGAGAGCGCGGCACATAAAATTCCTGGCACGGTTGATGTTATTTCGGAGAAGCAACTTGAAATACTGCAGGCGCCCTCACTTCAGGATGCTTTAAGAACTGTTCCAGGTGTGAATGTCAGAGGGGATGAGGGTGGTCTTGGGTCTATCCCGAACATCGGGCTGCGAGGCCTGAATCCGAGTCGTAGCTCCAAGGTGCTTCTTTTGGAGGATGGTGCTCCAATTCAGCCTAGTCTATTTATCTCTAACGCCTCTTACTACAGTCCTCCAATCGATCGAATTAGTAGGATCGAAGTTTTAAAGGGCGCCTCTGGCCTACAGTATGGCCCCTCTAATATTGGCGGCGTTATTAACTATCTCAGTAAAACGCCCGCATCAGGCATTAAATTGACTGGCAAAGTTGGTAATTTTGGATATCGACTTGCAGAGCTCGAGGCTGGAGGAAAGTCTGATTCAAATGGGGCAATTGGTGGCATCAATCTCATTCAATCCGAATCTAATGGTTATCAAAATAATGGATTCAAGATGTATGACGTGCTCGTCAAAGGCGGTCTACAGATTGATCAGAATCAGTGGTTGAGTCTTAAGTACACTCACTACGATAACAATATCAATACTTCTTATGTAGGACTTCGTCCTAATCAGTATGCCGCCAACTCTGGCATAAACCCAGCCCCCAATGATCGATTTATTACTCAGAGAAACGCAGTAGACATCAATCATTCTCTCGAGATTAATTCAGATACCAGGCTCAATACATTGCTGTACTGGAGCAAATTGGACCGAGATTACTGGAGACAATCTATCCTGGATCGCAATCAAGATGCAACGGTGTTTAAGCCTTGCAATACGGGTGCTGACTGTCAGGCAGGGAGAAATCGAGAGTTTCAAATGTTGGGCTTAGATTCCCGTTTGATCCATGGGTATAAAGCCTTTGGAATCTCAAATGAAATGGAGTTGGGAGTTCGATTGCATACTGAGTCTCAGTCAAACCAAGTTGTGGCATCTCAAACTTTAGCTCACTCAGGTCGTTTGACTATGCACGAAGAGAATAAGGCTAACTCTATTGCTTTGTATGCTCAAAATCGATTCTTAATCACTCCAGATTTTGCGATTATTCCTGGTGTTCGGGTGGAGAGTTACAACCAAAATCGATCTAATGTGATAACCAACAAAAGTGGTAGTGCTAAGAATATAGAAACTGTTCCGCAGATTGGTGCTACTTGGCAGCTAGTTCCGCAGGCGCAGATCTATAGCAGTATTTATAAGGGCTTTGCACCTGCGCAATTGGCTACTGCTATTGATGACAAGGGGGTGGATCAGCAGCTCGCACCAGAGCGCTCTACTAATATCGAAATGGGAGTGAGGGGTCGTTCTGGTGGTTTTTCATATGACTCCGCCATTTTTAGTATGGATTTTAGTAATCAGATCGTTAATCAAAGTCTTGCATCTGGAATATCTAAAGCGAATGGTGGGCAGAGCTTGCACCAAGGCGCTGAATTATCTCTTGGATATCAAATTAGCGGGGGTTGGAGTATTAACACGAACGCAACTTACATCCCTGTAGCGCGTTTTGTTGGAACCAATTCTTTGGGTAAAGATGGAAAACGAATTCCCTATACGCCAGAGTTAACTTCGAATCTTGGAGTGAATTATCAAAAGAATGGGTTTAATACTTTACTATCACTCAACTACGTCTCCAAACAGTATGCGGATTCTGCAAATACTATTACGCAAAATACAATTGGAACAATTGGTGAGGTGCCAGCTTTTGCAACTGTAAATTGGAGCGTTAACTACGACATTAACAAAGAATGGAAAGTATTTGGCGTAGTGAATAACCTTTTTGATAAAAGATATATTGCCAGTCGAAGTCCTGATGGAATTTTTCCAGGGGCACCGCTTAACTTTCAAGCTGGTATGAGTTATCAATTTAATTGAATGAGAACATCCTTACTCTCTAGCAAATTGAAGTAGTGGCGCAATATCGTGATTATCAGCGGCACGAAGGGCTAGCAAGTATCGCTGACGTGTAAGACTTGGGGTGGTATTAGAAGAGTTACTACCCCAAGAAAATTTTTCGCCACCGAGATTGATAATTAACGCATCAGCAATCAGACGCGCATGACGACCATTGCCGTTAGGAAATGCATGAATTAAAACTAATTGATGATGAAAGCGAACTACGATTTCATCAATTGACATCGTTTTATTCTCAATTTGGTATCTTGTGTTATCCAAAAGGTTCTTTAGAGCAACGGCAATCTGAGTCCAGTCGACACCAATACTCTTGCCGCTCTTTCTAAATGTGCCAGCCCAGCTCCATGTTTGATTAAACATGCGGCGATGTAATTCGCGCACTAAACCTTCATCTAATTTCTGAAGGATCTTTTGGCGGAAAATCCAATTGGCACCTTCAATAATATTGAGCTCTTCCCAAGCATTTAAATCCGCTTGAGTGCAAATATGTGTCGGAATGAGACCAACTGCCTCATCTGCATCAATTGGAGTAGCGCCTATTGGATACTCAAACTGCATCACCATAGATTCCTTCTAGAGCCATCCAAGATTTCTTTTGCTAGAAGTTGAAGCTGTTTTTCACTTGCCACCTCCTCCACCGCTTGATTTTCTAGGCTCATTGAATGAGAAATGGGAAGCAGGCGTTCTCGTGCTAGCGCATGGGCGCGATCTACTAGGATTTCCTGGAGGGGTTTGCGTGGCACTAGGTTGTATTGCAGCTCGCAATCTAATGCGTTGGCTAGTTTACGCAGACTAGCAAGGGTAATCTTATCTTCGGCCTCAGCTTTCTCGAACTTCGCAATACTGGCTGGGGTAACGCCTAGCTTGCGAGCCAGCGCAGAAGCTGACATCCCCAAGGACTCGCGGATAGCTTTAGCCCACCCATCTCCCGGGCGGGTTAGGGCGCGAGTATCTCTTAACTTCGCAAGCGCTGAATCCATTTGATGGAGCTGTAAATTAGCAAATTTCTTTTTCATATTGATACCTTTAAGTATTAATAGCATAATTTAATTATAACCTATAGGCATAAAATAAAATACAAATAAAATACTTATAGGTATAAATTAATTCAATGATATGGGACTATATCGAGGTTGTATAGCCACACAACCCCCGGTATTCAAAGAAAAAACGCCACCCTAATGGGCGGCGTTAGGCTATTGCATACTTCAAATTGGTGGAGTCGGCGGGAATCGAACCCGCGTCCGCAAATCCTCCACAACAAGTTCTACATACTTAGTCATATCATTTGATTTAATCAGCAAGGCACGGATTGACACGTTTCTGGCTGACGATTCACTAGGTTTTCGTACTATTCTTCGTGACGCAAAATAGTCTTATCTCTTGTATATGACCCTGATGTAGCTTGCGCTACCTGATCCAAGAGAGAATCAGTTCAGGGGCAACCGCAATTAAGCGGCTAGTGCGTAACGTTCGTCGTTAGCAGTTATTACATTCCCATTGATTTACGAGATAACGGGTCCTCGGTATGCCCTTGATGCTTTGCAATCCACGTCGAAACCATGTCGACCCCGGAGTTCACGCATAAGAACCCACATTTTAAAGCTGATAACGTTAATTTGCTAAAGAATGTTGCGTTAATCCCTATTAGGGAAAATGATTTTTAGTAACTCTAAGGGGGTATGGATCAGGTAATCTGCACCCCAGTCTTGCGGTGCTTCCTTGCAACCACAATAACCATATGCTGCCGCAACAGTTTTCATGCCAGCCGCTTTTCCTGCGATGACATCACGAATATCGTCCCCAACATACAGTGATTTTGTAGGATCGATATTGGCTAATTTGGCAGCATGCAAAATCGGCTCTGGATGCGGCTTGGAGTGGGGGGTAGTATCGCCAGAGACTGTGGAAATCGATCTTTGGTTTAAGCCCATGAGCTCAACTAATGGGTTGGTAAAGCGCTGACTTTTATTGGTGACTATTCCCCAAGGAAGTTTTGCTTGATCCATCTGATCAAGTAGGTGATCGATGTCGTCAAATAGCTTGCTATCAACCAAAAGTGCATTTTCATAGTTGGAGAAAAACTCATCTCTTAAGGTGATGAAATCCGGATGGTCTGTGCCAATACCAAAAGCACCCTCTAGCAATCCTCGTGCACCCGCAGAGGCATAGGGACGAAGAAATTCATAAGGTTTGGGGTCTAAATTGCGAGCCAAGAGCAGTTTGTTGGTAGCTGCCACGAGGTCTGGGGCGGTGTCCGCTAAGGTTCCATCTAAATCAAAAAATACCCCATGAAAGGGGCTGCTAAATTGACTCAAGCGACTCATTTGCGGACTGCAATCATATAGTTCACGTCCACATCGTCGCTTAGGCTGTACACCTGAGTAATTGGGTTGTAGCTCAAACCTTTCATGCCCAGCAGTTCCAATCCCGCTTGACGAGTAAAGGTAACCAACTCCGAAGGCTTAATGAATTTAGTGTATTCGTGAGTACCTTTGGGCAGTAATTTCAGGATGTACTCAGCCCCAATAATCGCAAATAAGTAGGATTTTGGATTCCGGTTGAGGGTACTAAAAAATAGAGTGCCACCAGGTTTGCAAAGTTTGGCGCAGGCACGCACCACAGATGCTGGGTCGGGTACGTGTTCTAGCATTTCCATGCAGGTGACTACGTCATATTGCTCAGCTTGTTCGTCTG
It includes:
- a CDS encoding class I SAM-dependent methyltransferase; translation: MIYWNEGGQQRSAKWHSENGIAPHQKIQIGDDTLTADAAYRLACEGTAILYRGDFQNARQLLQALVRRVDKPSKKSKRVSKGSKDAEAKEKSPLDLFNLHRLSQSQRARILGMLLIQLEANHSIPLRRAPDVAQACLGAYGPQTQPYIISLRELLGVISAHEWRKKGVPVLVREDEEIRIHPHYGVFSPVRGEYIELVLKAPLPKALLKSSTAFDIGVGTGVLSVVLAIREIQNIIATDQNDRAIACAKDNIERLHLSNQVKIQKTDLFPDGKAALIVCNPPWLPARPSSSLEQAVYDPGSQMLKGFLIGLKDHLLPEGEGWLILSDLAEHLGLRSREELLSWIDDACLTVIDRLDTKPHHPRAFDQDDALYAARSKEVTSLWRLGIK
- a CDS encoding pirin family protein encodes the protein MIRNIQTVIPGIATSDGAGVKLRRSLGGQQQIRLDPFLMLDEFSSNDPNDYVAGFPPHPHRGFETVTYMLEGHMLHEDHLGNQGHLKTGGVQWMTAGRGIIHSEMPQQVSGAMRGFQLWINLPAKEKMKPAGYQDIQEESIPKVSLDNSGSVKVIAGSFRYGSQTITGPIHGISTAPVFLDVHLPPNAEFEYSLPKELNAFVYAYEGGLEVGDPLKVAPKQAAIVLGEGNQLKVKAGAEGAQFIVLAALPLREPIVQYGPFVMNTRAEIEQAIDDYQNNRFVFFE
- a CDS encoding energy transducer TonB, with translation MTGPIFVDLHQSIKLNAQTKKSDVGALNSGALNNQKLTDAEGGRTHSPRALNGGGVEDLHPTKIDGPKPHYPIASRRLREEGDVLVRLCINSRGEVEKAQIQKSSGYQNLDHSALSALSKWRFAASSQLLNSSFAECFRFPVRFTLEG
- a CDS encoding carboxymuconolactone decarboxylase family protein, with amino-acid sequence MSERLIPYQPMDLAEPAELVAAIRKRRGGQFINLDRMLLHSVPIAEGWNHFIGEIRNNLSLDPKLRELAMCGVAVLNGAEYEFFHHAPPFKKAGGTEEQVQALRLIGQANFPKNLFTQVENDAADLTFQMTRNIKVDPELMKRLQKALGSTDTVELVTVIAAYNMVSRFLIALDVNPEDHPPA
- a CDS encoding tripartite tricarboxylate transporter substrate binding protein, encoding MNLTAKLGMKALQSMLTIAIAFGISNLASAQSSGAWPTQKPIKLVAVFPPGGSVDQVARILAPVLQAELKQNVIVENVGGASGVIGTAAMTRSDPDGYTFAVVFDTHGVNPSLKDKLPYDTIKDIAPVILVGTSPMVLVASKNSGITSFKQLVDQSKAGKKFSYGSIGIGSLGHLAIARLAKQAGFDWNHIPYRGGGPLMQDVLGGQVELAVGSEFLVKPHIESGGVIPLVITTAKRSPALPNVPTISESGFPGFNAPAWWAVLAPGKTPPAVIDAMNKALNKALKSPAVAEKFKAQGIEVVGGSPETLRDFIGKQIAIWGKFVIENNIKETAQ
- a CDS encoding MmgE/PrpD family protein; protein product: MSHAIAAAADLNAPPVTKTLAEFVHSHPSQGWTLEVDHEAHRTFLNWLGCAIGAANHESVESSLAAVREFQPASQASILGRKDKVDMGGAALINGISSHTFDFDDTHLKTVIHPAGPVASAILALGEHIGANGRQIIDSLVLGIDVACRVGNAMYPDHYHRGWHITGSTGTLGSAAACARLMGLDLQKTMMALGIAASQPVGVREQFGTMTKPFHPGGAARAGQISALLAKHGFTASPKALEAGRGYMQTVSTKCDWSEIDRELGKSFEISLNTYKPFACGIVIHPAIDACSQLRAQGVKAEDVERIELRAHPLVLELTGKKTPKDGLEGKFSVYHGCAVGLIFGQAGEGEYADDIVNRPDVVALRAKVNATTDTSISEASVDVKAFLKNGKEVHIFVKNAIGSLENPMSDANLEQKFTSLAEPVIGKEKTRQLISALWKLGQASDLKQIISLCTPD
- a CDS encoding hemin uptake protein HemP, which gives rise to MIEIAEPIVENKVKPVTLEFPKTISSAALLGKQNQIFIVHDGQRYQLRITKLRKLILTK
- a CDS encoding sulfurtransferase, giving the protein MKPILNIAAYLFVSLDGLTELRTKMLDECNSRELKGTILLTGEGINMFLAGKPDALRGFLDWLRADSRFAPLEAKESWSDEQPFKKMLIKLKNEIIRMNHPSIQPEKGRANFISPKKLQEWLDRGTDDLGRPVVMVDTRNAFEVDYGTFENALHFNIEKFTEFPAAISAHKDELADKTLVSFCTGGIRCEKSGLYMREIGMEHSYQLEGGILKYFEEVGSAHYQGSCFVFDTREALEPNLDSISLDRSTRKKIKTS
- a CDS encoding tripartite tricarboxylate transporter substrate binding protein — encoded protein: MSKTLYRQQPIFLSFLFVVLGLLLNLNAYAQAPTYPVKPIKLIAPVAAGGGLDNIARSVAEKLSRSIGQPVVVENMGGGGGAIASQATAKAPADGYTLMVAYVGTHGTNPAVRRLPYDAIKDFTPIGMIGATPNVLVINSELPIKSFKEFVDYAKKNPAKLSYGSAGPGTLTHLGMEQLKLAAGIFMVHVPYRGVGPAYTDLLAGQTQAMFPTLFAALPYINTNRVRGLAVTGAKRSSAAPNIPTFKELGFNGFDGQQWYGIVGPANLPPAVVAKLNTELNKVLASPDFSEKMTNEAMTLMPLSPTQFANYIKEDIARWAKVAKDRNIEIE